The following proteins come from a genomic window of Montipora capricornis isolate CH-2021 chromosome 9, ASM3666992v2, whole genome shotgun sequence:
- the LOC138016160 gene encoding uncharacterized protein: MLQTDVPLSMPAAVCVASDDLLLCADDGHRVVYQIQLERNGVTINGKLRKLIGYPEGIHRLESLTLSDSSVVYFAAAKSPHCNGGLYCFDIESSEVTNVLGNMTDNCREIKKVARFKETLVFTDVGGRQVKRYNPTTKEVETLAGDGCEGAQDGTEKSCSFVQVHGVCSVSDSVFTTDAAAGKIKLLTGLSGTTDFLKHLGILYDTFGITCKAATSQPITPEQVIQNLNTVDGYIKATVMNVKETNNLKENSTTNGPQGTVSQKTQTSIELLLNGVKSLVSKVTVVNPSYKDTINWKTLLTTIVENLHAVSHFKHETFDVLQYATDFGTISKESLKRIMKWGAKYFTHPSSYYPVPQTGMAFKDIQYMTALPSDELSKREEETMKDWVENYRPVCQRTVRSETTKDKAGALPPAVYSNSNTDVTTRVSFQADQVEETPAVSSDMPSAVTDVPVLNFVSDATVPQLTLTSTADYNQVEEYESDSDDSDNDVDIDSEELVIGKPVMTRSGRQVRVWTRFDV, encoded by the coding sequence ATGTTGCAAACTGATGTGCCGCTTTCGATGCCTGCAGCTGTGTGTGTGGCCAGCGACGACTTGTTACTGTGTGCTGATGATGGTCACCGAGTTGTTTATCAGATTCAGCTGGAACGGAATGGGGTTACAATAAACGGAAAATTACGGAAACTAATAGGCTATCCAGAGGGCATTCATCGCTTGGAGTCGCTTACACTGTCTGATTCTTCAGTTGTGTACTTCGCTGCGGCAAAAAGTCCCCATTGTAACGGTGGCCTGTACTGTTTTGACATCGAATCCAGCGAGGTAACAAATGTGCTTGGAAACATGACTGACAACTGCAGAGAGATCAAGAAAGTAGCAAGATTCAAGGAAACACTAGTTTTTACAGATGTTGGGGGTCGACAAGTAAAGCGGTACAATCCAACGACCAAGGAAGTCGAAACTCTTGCTGGAGATGGTTGCGAAGGAGCGCAAGACGGGACTGAAAAAAGCTGCAGCTTCGTTCAAGTGCACGGCGTATGCAGTGTTTCAGATTCAGTTTTTACAACGGATGCCGCGGCAGGGAAAATCAAGCTTTTGACGGGTTTGTCAGGAACAACCGACTTTTTAAAACACCTTGGCATTCTTTATGACACATTTGGTATTACTTGCAAAGCTGCTACCTCTCAGCCAATTACGCCAGAGCAGGTCATTCAGAATCTGAACACAGTAGATGGGTACATCAAAGCTACAGTCATGAATGTCAAGGAAACCAACAACCTCAAGGAGAACTCAACAACGAACGGTCCTCAAGGAACAGTGTCCCAGAAAACACAAACCTCTATTGAGCTTCTACTGAATGGTGTGAAGAGCCTTGTGAGCAAAGTAACAGTTGTTAATCCAAGCTACAAAGATACTATCAACTGGAAAACATTACTAACCACAATAGTAGAGAATTTACACGCCGTTTCGCATTTTAAACATGAGACATTTGATGTTCTTCAATATGCCACAGACTTTGGCACCATATCAAAGGAGTCGTTGAAGCGAATTATGAAGTGGGGGGCGAAATACTTCACGCATCCATCTTCATACTACCCAGTGCCACAGACTGGGATGGCGTTCAAGGACATACAGTACATGACAGCACTTCCTTCTGACGAGCTTtcaaaaagagaggaagagacAATGAAAGATTGGGTGGAGAACTACCGTCCTGTTTGTCAGAGAACCGTGAGGAGTGAGACAACAAAAGATAAAGCAGGAGCTCTTCCCCCGGCAGTATATTCCAATTCAAATACTGATGTCACTACAAGGGTCTCCTTTCAAGCTGACCAAGTTGAAGAAACGCCCGCTGTCTCCTCTGATATGCCCTCTGCTGTCACCGATGTGCCTGTGTTGAACTTTGTAAGCGATGCTACTGTACCACAGCTAACGCTCACGTCAACTGCAGATTATAACCAGGTGGAGGAGTACGAGAGCGATTCCGATGACAGTGACAATGATGTCGATATTGATTCCGAAGAACTGGTCATTGGAAAGCCAGTGATGACAAGATCTGGGAGACAAGTCAGGGTCTGGACAAGGTTTGACGTTTAG
- the LOC138015261 gene encoding uncharacterized protein, with product MILASFIVFMLFHATAVRGEMYPISVFKDVAQVDDNPDNFVEPPEYKGFLASYQDDPADKNEIDWMKDNIVDRYGFEKDPKMDAWIKQPNFKDDLGTDEFVTTANRVKSFFDKHSDWDTTKKLGPFRTENSCLKLLYITAARYLLVTHVLYTESDRKVVPCDRDDDNVIEIPDSVCYPTPYGGATCTSDYDVGLIGKDAGYVIEKFNNYFQSSKGFGKPSEIVFDTNVYAFTLEYAMPDLFAGLPTDFSSGVEQKENTIYYRMQELASAYYKVFKYNDKFFQTMRVGAESAIKDAETESKDKLKLWLNTFKKMNAETSMKLGGLSQQTFRTDHNREYVKYVKGMSEKGGYNPAFLDDLAKALIYGAEAYHTRGAIRHVVGVTQMKVKVKLSTEDLWVSMIENWGDTNKEYHHCEGKPLEECLLKSSKYMWRMFDAMKRIWERLPANETVGLVQFDAKDFSNPEYAADKWLKHRKKGEREIPKDTEDVRKFFDQFGCDPPQFGKPFSSACISKMNDKVNAYNLVLAGLVKDDSVLPGGSGRVKGFAELCIFVALFNFCVHYWH from the exons ATGATTTTGGCCAGTTTCATCGTTTTCATGTTGTTTCATGCAACAGCG GTTCGCGGCGAGATGTACCCGATATCAGTCTTCAAGGATGTGGCCCAGGTGGACGACAACCCAGACAACTTCGTTGAACCTCCGGAATATAAGGG ATTTCTAGCGTCATACCAAGATGACCCCGCAGATAAAAACGAAATTGACTGGATGAAAGATAATATTGTGGACCGCTACGGATTTGAAAAAGACCCCAAAATGGACGCATGGATCAAGCAACCTAATTTCAAAGACGATCTTGGGACCGATGAGTTTGTCACCACTGCAAATCGAGTAAAGAGCTTCTTTGACAAGCACAGCGACTGGGATACAACAAAAAAACTCGGCCCATTCCGCACAGAGAACAGCTGCCTGAAACTCCTCTACATCACAGCCGCTAGATACCTGTTGGTGACACACGTTCTTTACACAGAAAGTGACCGAAAGGTTGTTCCTTGTGACAGAGATGATGACAACGTTATAGAGATCCCTGATTCCGTGTGCTATCCTACACCTTATGGGGGTGCCACTTGTACCTCGGACTACGATGTGGGGCTGATTGGAAAAGATGCTGGTTATGTGATAGAGAAATTCAACAACTATTTTCAAAGTTCCAAAGGATTTGGGAAACCGTCAGAAATTGTGTTTGACACCAATGTCTACGCTTTCACGCTTGAATACGCCATGCCAGATTTGTTTGCCGGCCTTCCAACTGACTTTTCCAGTGGCGTGGAGCAGAAAGAAAACACGATATACTATAGGATGCAGGAGTTGGCCAGTGCTTACTACAAGGTTTTCAAGTACAACGACAAATTCTTTCAAACAATGAGAGTTGGAGCCGAGTCGGCTATAAAAGATGCCGAGACTGAATCCAAGGataagctgaaactttggctgAACACCTTCAAGAAAATGAATGCTGAAACATCAATGAAACTTGGAGGCCTGTCGCAGCAAACGTTTAGAACAGACCATAACAGAGAGTACGTGAAGTACGTCAAAGGGATGTCAGAAAAGGGCGGTTATAACCCAGCCTTTCTTG ATGATCTCGCCAAGGCTCTGATCTACGGGGCGGAAGCTTATCACACCCGTGGTGCTATACGCCATGTTGTGGGAGTCACGCAAAtgaaggtaaaggtaaagcTGTCCACTGAAGACCTGTGGGTGTCCATGATTGAAAACTGGGGCGACACTAACAAAGAGTACCACCACTGCGAGGGGAAACCTCTAGAGGAGTGCCTACTGAAGAGTAGCAAGTACATGTGGAGAATGTTTGATGCCATGAAACGTATCTGGGAACGCCTTCCAGCCAATGAAACAGTCGGATTGGTGCAGTTCGATGCAAAAGACTTCTCGAATCCTGAGTACGCGGCGGATAAGTGGCTGAAACACAGAAAGAAAGGAGAGAGGGAGATCCCCAAAGACACAGAAGATGTCCGAAAGTTTTTTGACCAATTTGGCTGCGATCCTCCACAGTTTGGAAAGCCATTCTCCTCGGCTTGCATATCGAAGATGAACGACAAAGTCAACGCCTACAATTTGGTACTGGCTGGCCTCGTGAAAGACGATTCTGTATTACCAGGTGGAAGTGGACGAGTCAAGG GGTTTGCCGAGTTGTGTATCTTCGTGGCATTGTTTAACTTTTGTGTCCATTATTGGCATTAA